The Eriocheir sinensis breed Jianghai 21 chromosome 21, ASM2467909v1, whole genome shotgun sequence genome includes the window agagagagagagagagagagagagagagagagagagagagagagagagagagagagagagagagagagagagagagagagagagagagagagagagaatgctatcgCTGTCATTAAAATACTTTCACAAACACATTGATTAAAGTACTCGAACTAGGAAAAAATATTAAGATGCTAGTAGGTTAAAGACATAATCATATACATTCAAAGAACTATCACCTTTTTCTTGTGCCTAAACGTGTTTCATAAAATTTCCTTCATCACCCTCTTATGCACTTTCTCgtttccagtttccttttttaTCCCGGTTTCAAAGGTTGCAAAAGGAGTGACAAAAGCTGACTCACAAGGAAAGAGGCTTCGTTCACTGTTTTCTTGTGTCGGTATGTCCGGTTTCCTGGTGACAATCATTTTTATAGCAAGGCCCGTGTTCTCAAAAAGGTTTCAGCGTCCTACAACACCTATTTCAACAAGCTATCGTGGAGGCTGCTTGGGTTTTCACTGACGGTTTTATGCTCCTGGCGATAGTTTTCAAAGGCTACCACACCATGAACAGGGAGGATATGTGATAACTTCATTagccttctcttcatcctctgaAAATTGTCCTAATGAGAGTTGAACCCATTTAAACATCCGGCCTTATACTTACGTAGTGTTTAATCCCCATGTAAATCAGTGCTATACGATCCCCTCCCTTATGCTGTATCACAACTTAAAGTCCCGGtgaattattatttattttttgtgttggcGGTTTTCGTATAATTGGGTGACGAATTATTACGCGGCGCTCGGTCCTCATGTGCAACAGCGATAAACGATCAACTAAAAGCCTTGCCAAGTACATTCATCCGTTGCCAGTTTGATTTATCGAGTGACATAAATAACTACAGAGCGTTTGATCCACATGTATTGCACCGATAAACAATCAACTCCCAAATGGTGCATTGCAAAGGGAAaaagaattatattattttatttgcgtTGCCGGTATTGAGTTTATTCGGTGACATGAAGATACGGACTTTCTTTATTGTGAGTTGAGTAGTCAGAAAGCAATACAACCTTAAATTTTCGTATTCTGAAGTGGATACCATGCCTGACTATTAAAGTATTTCCTGATGTCATACCTCATATATTAAAACAGAATGCTAGTGGGATCGATCCTTACGTAAAAGTCCCATTCCTCGGGCAAGTCACATTATGCATGGAGCTGATAACAGATAGACAACAGAAGCAACAGAGTGGTAACCCAGGATTATAGAAGATAGGACAGACACAAGCTGGATGGATTTCAGTCACACCCGACGGAGGTGCGGAACATTTGGAAAGGTTTTGCCATGCCACGGACTTCTAATGATTGTAGCTGAtgttaatgatgttgatgattatgatgatgagggggaggaagagaagcaagaaagaCCACTCGGTCCTTCAGATTAGCCGTCCCATCCCACGGCCTCTGATCCCCATGTAATAGAATCACAAACGATCTAATTCTCATGCCTCGATTCGTGCACACTCGCCGGTAACTGAACCCTTTCCTCGGTGCCTGCAGCTCGCCGGTgacctttcttccattcttggCTGAACCAGATTCGGGAAAAAAGTCTCCTGGTTTATATTATTAATACAAAAAACTAGACTTCACCTTTCAACCAGACAaactttcactctcttcctccttcagtaacACGCGGCGGACGGACGGGAGCCTTTCTACTTCGAGTCTACCCTTCACAAGACTCTGCGCTCCTATTCTTAtaacatttcctctcctcttaccgaTGCACTCTCAACACATTTGTTACTCCGGCAACCCTACCCCGTGCCCACACAACAGGTGACGCCACGCAGGGGACCTTTACTCCCCTGTATGGCGTGTCTGAAGGGGCACGGGGTGGGAGGGAGAACGGGGCGGGGGCTCGCACATAAAGGAAGTTCAAGGAGGGGGGCGGGGATGGCCTCGGGGTGACATGATGCAGCACAGTTTTGCAAGTATTCACACCTTTCCCATTCAGCCATACACGTCCCGCTCTGACCATCGCTTTCGTTGTCACAGAGATtcacaggtaaaaaaataaaaaaaacctatCCAGTCTGTATATGTCCCTGCTAATTACTCCCATTATAACTTTTCCGTCTACATTCGCTCATGCTTTCTTTGAGGCGTATAAAAACAAGACAATTTCCTTCACTTTGTATTATatcaacctttctttctcttgccaCACGATTTTCTATTCgactttctattctctcttcatCTTGCTCATCCTTTCACACTTAATAATGAGACACTTTCccgcgtgtgggtgtgggtgtgggtgtaggtgtgggtgtgttttaTTAATAATTACTTTCCTGCTTTCCTCGATATCCAAGTTTTTCTTTGTGGTCTTGTcacgcctctgtgtgtgtgtgtgtgtgtgtgtgtgtgtgtgtgtgtgtgtgtgtgtgtgtgtgtgtgttatcatctattctttcccttttccttactctctttaTCTCTAAAATGATATGATCTGCATTATTTCAGTTCTCCCTGCCGCTCATATTTTctcccaaacttttttttttttttatcttctctcactttcccgtcctctctctatttttttttttgttcccctttccttccttaaaatTCTTAGACAAAATAAGACACACTCCTGTttgattttttgttcttttgtattttttttctctcttgctccAGGCCACACGATTATCTCCTGGTTTACTTTCTTTTAAATGTAACGTGATACCACCCTCTGTTGTATTGTATCAAcctttgttcctctctcttccctgccaGCCACTCATGCCCTACGAGTTCGCATACGAGGTGAAAGACGACGCCACGACCAATTACCAGAACAGAGTGGAGTTCGTTGAGGATGGCGTGTTGCGGGGGAGCTACAGCCTCCTCTCCCCTGACGGTGTGGTTCGAACTTCCGTCTATTCCGACACCGGCAATGGCTTCGAGGTGAGTTACTCGGCATTAGGGCGGCGACGAGAGCCTACGAACGCCGTTAGAATGGCAAAGAATGAAGTTTGGCATATTACTGAGTAGCGACATAGATATTGCAGAAGTCAGGACAGAGAAAATAGGTGGAAATATGAAATTTAAACCCATGCTGGAGCAGGAAAGAGCACAAAatatgaaaagtagaaaatactGGAAAGGCATTTGTCTGTAgcgactgatgatgatggtgatgataaaggcattGAGGAGAGCATACGAGCGTCTTTAAAATACCAGGAATAGATGTTGGACATAGATGCTGCCCGTAGATggagtttcatttttttcttactaaCAGTTACTATATACTATATTATGGAAGTAAATCTAAAGTAAATATTTGTCTGCGatcaaacacataaaaaaacactgCATACCAGGAAAGAAAGGGAGCTTGTAAATTACACCGGCGAGTGAAATCGTCTTTCTTGTTTGCCTTCATCAAGCCGGTCTGTACGATGACTAAGGCACATGCAGCACATTCCTGACACACACTGTACCCCCTGAACAAGTCCTGCTGAAGGCACTTACTCATGAGGCCGCTCGCACCACAACGTTTGTCGCATCAAGATTTTCTATTCAGCGTATCATTCATGACACCCGCTTTCCTCTCTGAGCCAATCCTGCTAAAAACATTTATACTGCCGGCTTCGCTGCTTCATTCGTCCTAttaccgttttctttttcatgtgtATGAGCTTTGAGACTCAGCAAAATGAGAACTTTAATGTTTCGTTTTCTTTGCCAGTTGTATAAAGTTTTGGTGCGAAAATATAACAGTCTACCCGGCAATGGGGAACAGTTGATATATAAttacgacgacaacaacaacaatactagaagtgaaaatatgataataataataataataataataataataataataataataataataataataataataataataataataataataaaataatgaggtAACAAAAATTGACCATCCTCCCGGTTGGACACAAATCCTTCAACATGGCGCCTCTTTCCGTCCTCCCACAGGTGACCCTCCACGAAGTGCCAACAGACATCGTGGTCATCGGCTCAGGCCTCCCTGGTGACCCCGCGCTCAAGGCCGGGGGCACGTACAGGTACTACGACTCTCGCGACTCAGGCTCAAGGGAGTCCTTCCGGCCATCTTTCAGCAGGAGCGGTGGATTTGAGGCTTTCTCTAAAGCATCAGAAGGGTTTGACGGGTCTTCAAGAGGGTCAGCTATCTTTAGTTCATCGAGCAACAGAGACTTTTCATCGAAAAATAAACAGTCAAGTCGCGAAGAGTCATCCAGGCGCGAAGAATCGGAAAGGCGCGAAGAATCGTCGAGACGCGATGAGTCAAGACGCGAAGAATCGTCGAGACGCGATGAGTCAAGACGCGAAGAATCCGAAGGCTCCAGATTTGAATTTTTAACGAATGACAAGAGTGCCTTGGAAGCCTTCGACAGGGAGAGCGCCAGCCAAGGCTTCTCTGGTGGGTCTAGGGACTCCGAGGCTTCGTCGAGACGCAAAGAGTCAAGACGCGAAGAATCCGAAGGCTACAAATATGAATTGTTGACGAATGACAAGAGTGCCTTGGAAGCCTTCGACAGGGAGAGCGCCAGCCAAGGCTTCTCTGGCGGGTCTAGGGACTCCGAGGCTTCGTCGAGACACGAAGAGTCTGGAGGCTTTGGAGAGTTCTCGCATGCCTTCGCGTCATCGTTCTCCCAGCAGGGAGGATCTGGAGGTGGATCAGGTGGTGGATCTGGAGGTGGATCAGGTGGTGGATCTGGTGGTGGATTAGGTGGTGGATTTGGTGGTGGATCAGGTGGTGGATCTGAGGGTGGATCAGGTGGATCAAGAGGTGGATTCGGTGGTGGATCTGAGGGTGGATCATTAGGTGGATCTGGAGGATCAAGTGGTGGATCTGGTGGTGGATCAGGGGGTGGATTTGTTGGAACTGGTAGTGGATCAGGTCACGGTGGATCTGGTGGTGGATCAGGTGGTGGATATGAGGGTGGATTAGGTGGTGGATCAGGGGGTGGATTCGGTGGTGGATCTGAGGGTGGATCATTTGGTGGTGAATTTGGTGGATCAGGTGGTGGATCTGGTGGTGGATCAGATGGTGGATCTGGAGGTGGGTCAAGTGGTGGATCTGGTGGTGGATCAGGGGGTGGATTTGTTGGAACTGGTGGTGGATCAGGTCACGGTGGATCAAGTGGTGGATCTGACGGTGGATCAGGTGGCGGATtcggtggtggttctggtggatCAGGTGGGGGATCACATGGTGGTTCAAGTGGATCAGGTGGCGGATccggtggtggttctggtggatCAGGTCGCGGATCACATGGTGGTTCTGGTGGATCAGGTGGCGGATCAGGTGGCGGATCACATGGTGGTTTAGGTGGATCAGGTGGCGGATTCGGTGGTGAATTTGGTGGATCAGGTGGCGGATccggtggtggttctggtggatCAGGTGGCGGATccggtggtggttctggtggatCAGGTGGGGGATCACATGGTGGTTCTGGTGGATCAGGTGGCGGATCACATGGTGGTTCAGGTGGATCAGGTGGCGGATTCGGAGGTGGATCTGGTGGATCAGGTGGCGGATCACATGGTGGTTCAGGTGGATCAGATGGCGGATTCGGTGGTGGATCTGGTGGATCAGGTGGCGGATTCGGAGTTGGATCTGGTGGATCAGGTGGCGGATCACATGGTGGTTCAGGTGGATCAGATGGCGGATTCGGTGGTGAATTTGGTGGATCAGGTGGCGGATTCGGTGGTGAATTTAGTGGATCAGGTGGCGGATCACATGGTGGTTCAGGTGGATCAGATGGCGGATTCGGTGGTGGATCTGGTGGATCAGGTGGCGGATTCGGAGTTGGATCTGGTGGATCAGGTGGCGGATCACATGGTGGTTCAGGTGGATCAGATGGCGGATTCGGTGGTGGATCTGGTGGATCAGGTGGGGGATCACATGGTGGTTCTGGTGGATCAGATGGCGGATTCGGTGGTGGATCTGGTGGATCAGGTGGGGGATCACATGGTGGTTCTGGTGGATCAGATGGCGGATTCGGTGGTGGATCTGGTGGATCCGGTGGCGGATCACATGGTGGTTCTGGTGGATCAGATGGCGGATTCGGTGGTGGATCTGGTGGATCAGGTGGGGGATCACATGGTGGTTCTAGTGGATCAGGTGGCGGATCACATGGTGGTTTAAGTGGATCAGATGGCGGATTCGGTGGTGGATCTGGTGGATCAGGTGGCGGATTCGGAGTTGGATCTGGTGGATCAGGTGGCGGATCACATGGTGGTTCAGGTGGATCAGATGGCGGATTCGGTGGTGGATCTGGTGGATCAGGTGGGGGATCACATGGTGGTTCTGGTGGATCAGATGGCGGATTCGGTGGTGGATCTGGTGGATCAGGTGGGGGATCACATGGTGGTTCTAGTGGATCAGGTGGTGAATTCGGTGGTGGATTTGGTGGATCAGGTGGCGGATCACATGGTGGTTCAGGTGGATCAGATGGCGGATTCGGTGGTGGATCTGGTGGATCAGGTGGGGGATCACATGGTGGTTCTAGTGGATCAGATGGCGGATTCGGTGGTGGATCTGGTGGATCAGGTGGGGGATCACATGGTGGTTCAGGTGGATCAGGTGACGGATTCGGTGGTGGATCTGGTGGCGGATCCGATGGTGGATCAGGTGGATCAGGTGGCGAGTTCGGTGGTGGATCTGGTGGATCATTTGGCGGATCACATGGAGGTTCAGGTGGATCAGGTGGGGGATCCGGTGGTGGATCTGGTGGATCAGGTGGCGGATCCGATGGTGGATCAGGTAGTGGTTCAGGTGGATCAGGTGGCGGATTCGGTGGGGGATCTGGTGGATCACATGGTGGTTCAGGTGCATCAGGTGGGGGATCCGGTGGTGGATCTAGTGGATCAGGTGGCGGATCACATGGTGGTTCAGGTGGAGGATTCGGTGGTGGATCTGGTGGATCAGGTGGCGGATCACATGGTGGTTCAGGTGGATCAGGTGGGAGATCCGGTGGTGGATCAAGTGGCGGATCCGATGGTGGATCAGGTGGCGGATTCGGTGGTGGACTTGATATTGGACTCGGTTTTGGAACTGATGGACCTGGTGGATCAGGATCTGGTATTGAACTCGGTTTGGGACTTGGTGGTGGACCTGGTATTGAGCTCGGGTTTGGAACTGATGGACCTGGTGGATTCGGTGGTGAACCTGGTGGATCAGGAGGTGGATTCGGTGGTGGACCTGGTGGATCAGGTGGCGGATCACATGGTGGTTCAGGTGGATCAGGTGGCGGATccggtggtggttctggtggatCAGGTGGTGGATTCGATGGTGGATCAGGTGGTGGTTCAGGTGTATCAGGTGGCGGATTCGGTGGTGGACTTGATATTGGACTCGGTTTTGGAGCTGGTGATGGACCTGGTGGGTCAGGAGGTGGACTTGGTGGATCAGTTGGCGGATTCGGTGGTCGACCTGGTGGATCAGATGGTGGATTCGGTGATGGATCAGGTGGGTCAGGTGGATTCGGTGGCGGATTCGGAGGTGGACCAGGAGGTGGATTCGGTGGTGGATCAGGTGGATCAGGTGGATCAGGTGGATTCGGTGGCGGATTCGGTGGTGGACCAGGAGGTGGATTCGGTGGTGGATCAGGTGGATCAGGTGGATTCGGTGGCGGATTCGGTGGTGGACCAGGAGGTGGATTCGGTGGTGGATCAGGTGGATCAGGTGGTGGATctggtggtggagcaggtggaTCTGGTGGCGGGGTCAGTGGTGGAGgggccggcggcggcggcgtcaacCTACAGGACAAGGCCGTGTTCATCATTCACCCTGACTTCTTCAAGACCGGCGCGGGCGCCGGCCTGACGGGCCTGCCGGAAGTGACGGAGCCCATTATTATCGTGAGTGACAATAAATTTGCCCAGGGTGGGGGTGGGGCTGGCGTAGGTTTCAGTAATGCTCTGGGCGGAGGAGGGTTTGCGGGAGCCTTTAGCAGCGTGAACAGGCTGggagaggctgctgctgctgacacCACAGCGGCTCACTCAAGCGGTGCTGCATCAACTGCTACCGCCGAAGAAGTAAGTACATCCTCTGGTAAAAGTGGATCGACCTCGACCAGTGCCATTGAAAGCGCTTCATCCTTAGGCAGTGCCTCAATAAGCGCTTCTTCTCCAAGCAGTGAAGGCTTCGTTGCATCCACCTTCAGCTCCAACGGATTGACTGTTGGAAGTGCGACAGGTGATTCTACCTCTGCCTCGAGTGGATCATTTGGAAGAAGTACCATCGAAAATGTCTCATCCTCAGCTAGTGCCGCTGAAGGAGCATCTTCAAGTGGTGCTACAAAGAGTGCTTCATTCTCCAGTGCAAGTGAATCATCGGGCAGCGCCACTGATGGTGCTTCTTTTTTAACTAGTGCTTCCGAAGGTGGTTCATCCTCCCACGGATCAGTTTCCTCAGGGAGTGGAACTGAAGGCGCCTTTTTATTTGATGCAAGTGGATCTTCCCTAGGCAGTGCGGCTGAAGTTGATACTTCTTTAGGCAGTGCCGCTGAAGTAGCCTCCTCAAGCAGTGCCACTGAAGTGGCCTCCTCAGGCAGTGCCGCTGAAGTGACCTTCTCAGGTAGTGCCGCTGAAGTGGCCTCCTCAAGCGGTGCCGCTGAAGTGACCTCCTCAAATAGTGCCGCTGAAGTGACCTCAAGCAATGCCGCTGCAGCGGCTTCCTCAGGCAGTGCCGCTGAAGGTGTTTCTTCTTCGAGCAGTGGAGGGTTCGATGCATCTACATTCAACTCTAGAAAACTATCTGTAGAAAGCAGCACAAAagattcttcatcttcttccagcAGAAAAGGTGGAGTTCTAACAATTACTTCCTCTAGCTTGGATGGATCATCTGGTATCAACAAAGCGGTAACTGATGAGTCGTCTGGCAGGGGACAATCAGTTCTCGATAGTGGAGCATCAGGAGGaacaaaaaatattgaaaaggcAGCCAATGCAAAACCAGCTTCTTCGGGTCAAATTGGGCTGAATGGATTTAGCACGTCCTTCAGTGAAGGCGGATCACAACAGTTTATAATATCCTCTAGTGGAGACGCATCCAGGTTTGACTCCCACAGATTTTCCAGCAGTGGATCCGGTGGCTCTTCAAGCAGTGGGGCGTCAAGCAGTGCCATTTTGCACAGCCAAAGCGGTGGTGACTTAAAACTGCAGGCACCGGACCAGTTACTGAAGATTCTCAATCCAGGCCAAACAGCTCGCGGGCTTCAGGGTATCCGCGGCAGTTCGGGCCAGGGCGGGGCTGTCTTCTTTACGCAGGAAACTGACCTGGCCTCTTCCCAGGGCGGCAAAACCTCCATCACACAACTGCCAGTCACTCGCGTCACCACCGTGACACACCTCCCTGACGATTCTAAGCAAGGCTCTTCCATCTTGAAAATAGCTGGCAGTTCCACGGGCTTCAAGAATAACCAGAACGTGTTCACAAGCCCACCGTCAGGTGCTGCACGATTCTTTGCATCAGCATCAAACACAAAAACTTTTCAGGCGAGTGGCAAGAAGTCAGCAGGAAACAAAATTGTTAGCATATCCGGCTCAGGAACACTCACGACTCTTCCTACTGGTGACACTGTCCTCGCCTTGGGCAGCAAACAACCCATTGCAATTTCCACTTCCCAGGGCGTCATCAGGAACAGCCGGAGGACCGCGCCCTTTTCCACCACCAACTCGAGGCAGCAACGACCGAGGCGAATCCGAGGGCGGCTTCTGAGGTCACTCTAATTGGCCAAAGAGGTGAAGACACACCTGCATTGAGGTTCACCGTCTCAGCGCCCACTGTTCCTTCAATATGTTAACGTTAGCTTGTACGATAGGCAGAATCGATGTTAATGGCCGCAGTGATCAGATTTTGCTGCTGAAAAGGGTTCATAGAAACTCTGCTTTTATGTtttacacaaacacactctcAGTCATTAACTACATTAATGAAACGAAGAGTTTGTCATTTACCTATTACACAAACACTTCACATATCACTGCACTGTTACTGTCCATACATCATGCCTCTTCCCTTTAATGGCTTGTTTTCATTCGCGAACGAAACGCTGTTACTGTTAGCCAATGCTTAGGTTAGGAACCATGCACACTTGTAGTCATGAGGTGCTgagctctgtgtgtgtatgtgtgtgtgtgtgtgtgtgtgtgtgctaagttATGTGTGTGGATCACTTGATATTGTTGTAACGGTAAGTTATCACGGAGAAGCGTGCTAGGTTTTGTGTGTGGATCACGTCAAGCTGTTTAAACAGAAATGTATCACGAGGTCCATTAGTCGTTaagttatgtttgtgtgtttataacgttgaaattaataaaaaaaatattttttataagCTGAAAAAATGTTTTATTCTAACATCTGGTTACAGGGTTCAATAAACAAACAGGTGCTCTGAGTTCTTGAAATCTATAAAAACAAAGATAAGATTAATCCACAAAGAGGTAATTAACAAAAAGACAAGAATACAAACACTGATGTTCCTGGGGTAACACTTTTAAACTCTCAAAAAGGAAGAGGCTGAGGGAGGATGGAGTGTGCTCCTTACCGGAACAAGCTGGCATGGAGAGCACGGGCGTGGGGGAACCTTCTCTACACGTCACCAACACTCCTGCAACAGATATATAAATTgctataaatggaaggaaaaacgcTTCAATGTTTAAATATGCGTTacatagaaagggaaagggtacGAGGACACTTGATCGAGAtttatgaatggatgaagggctttcatAAGGGTGATGTATAAGGATTTTAGTAGTAGAAGAGCAGAGTACAACACGTAGgctagtaatggatttaaattggataaactcagattcaacaaagacatagcaagaaccagggttgttgattttttttaatttcaagcaagatggcggcactataaaacagttgcctgcgcttccaattggctgggaccaaccaaaagagtaaagatggggccatacgctacagctgagcgtggccgcagtgctcatctccttGGCACGGGCCCCTGACCATTGATGGGAAGAAACCATCACCCCAggacagggtcagcgtgacatccgggttacgacGGTTTATCTTCCCAAAGTTTACCATtgtaagggccgccggcaaccctcacataactttgtgtgtgtgtgtgtgtgtgtgtgtggctctcgcaatctctaagcctttacaaCCATATAtacctatttatcgaccagcccgaaagggaggatgagcagctgggtgagtgggacgctgactgcccaggtcgggattcaaacccagggcGCGGGTTTGTAGCAAGGCATactaaccactagaccatggaggtataaaaaaaacaataaaaaaaatctaatgtcaacaagatgagaaaacagttGCAATAAGCAAATGAACTtaagttgctaacccatggttgccctgcacacattctaaatATTTTGGCTCATGGTTTGGAAATTGGCAACATaaaagaacatgtggttcatgttgtaaTATACTTCTGAagccatcactctgcctcagcaagatgcCGTCAGAAAGGCGGTCAGTGTCTTGTTCTGCTCCAGGACACTGGATGGACCAGGTGTGGCTGACGGAAGATATGTATAATGAACTAACAGCTCAGGTAAAAATtttgtgaagttgacagggaaaataTGGATATCGAGGTTagagagtgttttctttgtttatttctccattctATGTTGTTGCTCAGCAAtgagatcaagatttaaatcaatgacaaaaaaaaatcaaataatataaatcttgatttaaatcaatgatttaaaaaaataatttgatttaagttttgatttaaatcaacttgatttaaatcaaacaaccctggcAAGAACTGCTTTACTAATATTGTGGTGGATGAGTGCAGCAATcactcatgtggtgagtgccaatatgataTATAGCTCCAAGGAAAGcttacataaattcatggatactGAGGATAAATGGGGTTAGGATGACAAAAACCTGCCTTGTATGGGCATTCCGGACTCTTGcagattatatgtgtgtgtgtgtgtgtgtgtgtgtgtgtgtgtgtgtgtgtgtgtgtgtgtgtgtgtgtgtgtgtgtgtgtgtgtgtatctatgtgataaagaaagagaaagagaaagataaggagaattcaaatattcgtgtatttaatcATTcacctatttatttactttacatccggttaaaaatatacatattttaGTACGTTCCCGAACATTGGTGTGTCGCAGCTGCATTACCTGATATGCTTTTTAAGAAACGATGGCTCGGCAGATCTCTAAAGCTGCTGAGATAATCCACATAATTAACTCATCCCACCACACACCTGCACCTTCCCAAGCCCTGCCTCCAGCGTCACCTGCTCTGCGCCACGCCTCCTGCTGTGCTCCACCGTCCCCTTCCTCAGGTGCCCGTTTCCAACCTTGCTGCATCAACCTTCACACCAGGAGCCTTCCTCGTACCTTTAGCTGTCCCTTGACTTCCATAATCTCTCTCTGCATTTCAATAGTTGATATAATTTTCCCGTAAGGCTCTCATTTCTTATCTCTGCGTCTATCATTTTTTTCGCTGCGAATATTGACTATCAAATGTTCAGGATTCCAAAATGGTTGTCTGTTAACTTGTAAAAAACAAAATTGCTTATTCCCAGTTGCCTATTCGGTGAAGTTCCCTCGAAGC containing:
- the LOC127001562 gene encoding uncharacterized PE-PGRS family protein PE_PGRS54-like isoform X27; amino-acid sequence: MWKVVVVAAALSVAAVAGEGGQEAQLSGPGLSLGELLRGSRESSGEYRVRHFGRGGGDDDDSEEFPPLMPYEFAYEVKDDATTNYQNRVEFVEDGVLRGSYSLLSPDGVVRTSVYSDTGNGFEVTLHEVPTDIVVIGSGLPGDPALKAGGTYRYYDSRDSGSRESFRPSFSRSGGFEAFSKASEGFDGSSRGSAIFSSSSNRDFSSKNKQSSREESSRREESERREESSRRDESRREESSRRDESRREESEGSRFEFLTNDKSALEAFDRESASQGFSGGSRDSEASSRRKESRREESEGYKYELLTNDKSALEAFDRESASQGFSGGSRDSEASSRHEESGGFGEFSHAFASSFSQQGGSGGGSGGGSGGGSGGGSGGGLGGGFGGGSGGGSEGGSGGSRGGFGGGSEGGSLGGSGGSSGGSGGGSGGGFVGTGSGSGHGGSGGGSGGGYEGGLGGGSGGGFGGGSEGGSFGGEFGGSGGGSGGGSDGGSGGGSSGGSGGGSGGGFVGTGGGSGHGGSSGGSDGGSGGGFGGGSGGSGGGSHGGSSGSGGGSGGGSGGSGRGSHGGSGGSGGGSGGGSHGGLGGSGGGFGGEFGGSGGGSGGGSGGSGGGSGGGSGGSGGGSHGGSGGSGGGSHGGSGGSGGGFGGGSGGSGGGSHGGSGGSDGGFGGGSGGSGGGFGVGSGGSGGGSHGGSGGSDGGFGGEFGGSGGGFGGEFSGSGGGSHGGSGGSDGGFGGGSGGSGGGFGVGSGGSGGGSHGGSGGSDGGFGGGSGGSGGGFGVGSGGSGGGSHGGSGGSDGGFGGGSGGSGGGSHGGSGGSDGGFGGGSGGSGGGSHGGSSGSGGEFGGGFGGSGGGSHGGSGGSDGGFGGGSGGSGGGSHGGSSGSDGGFGGGSGGSGGGSHGGSGGSGDGFGGGSGGGSDGGSGGSGGEFGGGSGGSFGGSHGGSGGSGGGSGGGSGGSGGGSDGGSGSGSGGSGGGFGGGSGGSHGGSGASGGGSGGGSSGSGGGSHGGSGGGFGGGSGGSGGGSHGGSGGSGGRSGGGSSGGSDGGSGGGFGGGLDIGLGFGTDGPGGSGSGIELGLGLGGGPGIELGFGTDGPGGFGGEPGGSGGGFGGGPGGSGGGSHGGSGGSGGGSGGGSGGSGGGFDGGSGGGSGVSGGGFGGGLDIGLGFGAGDGPGGSGGGLGGSVGGFGGRPGGSDGGFGDGSGGSGGFGGGFGGGPGGGFGGGSGGSGGSGGFGGGFGGGPGGGFGGGSGGSGGFGGGFGGGPGGGFGGGSGGSGGGSGGGAGGSGGGVSGGGAGGGGVNLQDKAVFIIHPDFFKTGAGAGLTGLPEVTEPIIIVSDNKFAQGGGGAGVGFSNALGGGGFAGAFSSVNRLGEAAAADTTAAHSSGAASTATAEEVSTSSGKSGSTSTSAIESASSLGSASISASSPSSEGFVASTFSSNGLTVGSATGDSTSASSGSFGRSTIENVSSSASAAEGASSSGATKSASFSSASESSGSATDGASFLTSASEGGSSSHGSVSSGSGTEGAFLFDASGSSLGSAAEVDTSLGSAAEVASSSSATEVASSGSAAEVTFSGSAAEVASSSGAAEVTSSNSAAEVTSSNAAAAASSGSAAEGVSSSSSGGFDASTFNSRKLSVESSTKDSSSSSSRKGGVLTITSSSLDGSSGINKAVTDESSGRGQSVLDSGASGGTKNIEKAANAKPASSGQIGLNGFSTSFSEGGSQQFIISSSGDASRFDSHRFSSSGSGGSSSSGASSSAILHSQSGGDLKLQAPDQLLKILNPGQTARGLQGIRGSSGQGGAVFFTQETDLASSQGGKTSITQLPVTRVTTVTHLPDDSKQGSSILKIAGSSTGFKNNQNVFTSPPSGAARFFASASNTKTFQASGKKSAGNKIVSISGSGTLTTLPTGDTVLALGSKQPIAISTSQGVIRNSRRTAPFSTTNSRQQRPRRIRGRLLRSL